A stretch of Helicobacter pylori oki112 DNA encodes these proteins:
- the cagI gene encoding cag pathogenicity island type IV secretion system translocation protein CagI → MKCFLSIFSFLTFCGLSLNGAEAVITLEPALKAIQADAQAKQKTAQAELKVIEAQSNAKEKAIQAQIEGELRTQLATMSAMLKGANGVINGVNSMTGGFFAGSDILLGVMEGYSSALSALGGNVKMIVEKQKINTQTEIQNMQIALQKNNEIIKLKMNQQNALLEALKNSFEPSVTLKTQMEMLSQALGSSSDNAQYIAYNTIGIKAFEETLKGFETWLKVAMQKATLIDYNSLTGQALFQSAIYAPALSFFSSMGAPFGIIETFTLVPTKCPYLDGLKISACLMEQVIQNYRMIVALIQNKLSDADFQNIAYLNGINGEIKTLKGSVDLNALIEVAILNAENHLNYIENLEKKADLWEEQLKLERETTARNIASSKVIVK, encoded by the coding sequence GTGAAATGTTTTTTAAGCATATTTTCTTTCTTAACTTTTTGTGGCTTGTCTCTGAATGGTGCAGAGGCAGTAATAACGCTTGAACCTGCCTTAAAAGCCATTCAGGCGGATGCACAAGCCAAACAAAAAACCGCTCAAGCCGAATTAAAAGTCATAGAGGCTCAATCTAATGCCAAAGAAAAAGCCATTCAAGCGCAAATAGAGGGAGAATTGAGAACTCAGCTTGCAACTATGAGCGCTATGTTAAAAGGGGCTAATGGCGTTATTAATGGTGTCAATAGCATGACAGGGGGGTTTTTTGCAGGTTCAGACATCTTGCTTGGCGTCATGGAAGGGTATTCAAGCGCGCTTAGCGCATTGGGGGGGAATGTCAAAATGATCGTGGAAAAACAAAAAATTAATACCCAAACAGAAATCCAAAACATGCAAATCGCGCTCCAAAAAAATAACGAAATAATCAAGCTCAAAATGAACCAGCAAAACGCTCTCTTAGAAGCACTAAAAAACAGCTTTGAACCAAGCGTTACCCTAAAAACACAAATGGAAATGCTTTCTCAAGCTCTGGGAAGTTCTTCTGACAATGCTCAATACATCGCTTACAATACGATTGGTATCAAGGCGTTTGAAGAAACCTTAAAAGGTTTTGAAACATGGTTGAAAGTGGCTATGCAAAAAGCGACCCTTATTGATTATAATTCCCTAACGGGTCAGGCTTTGTTTCAAAGCGCCATCTATGCGCCTGCTCTTAGTTTTTTTTCAAGCATGGGTGCACCATTTGGAATCATTGAAACATTTACTCTAGTACCCACAAAATGCCCCTATCTTGATGGGCTAAAAATTTCAGCATGCCTTATGGAACAGGTTATTCAGAATTACAGAATGATTGTAGCCCTTATTCAAAATAAACTGAGTGATGCAGATTTTCAAAATATCGCTTATTTGAATGGGATCAATGGAGAAATCAAAACCTTAAAAGGATCAGTAGATTTGAACGCGCTCATAGAAGTTGCGATCTTAAACGCAGAAAATCATTTAAACTATATAGAGAATCTTGAAAAAAAAGCCGACCTTTGGGAAGAACAACTGAAATTAGAGAGAGAAACGACAGCAAGAAACATTGCTAGCTCTAAAGTTATTGTCAAATGA
- the cagL gene encoding cag pathogenicity island VirB5 family T4SS-associated adhesin CagL yields MKTLVKNTISSFLLLSVLMAEDITSGLKQLDSTYKETNQQVLKNLDEIFSTTSPSANDKIGKEDALNIKKAAIALRGDLALLKANFEANELFFISEDVIFKTYMSNPELLLTYMKINPLDQNTAEQQCGISDKVLVLYCEGKLKIEQEKQNIREHLETSLKAYQSNIGGTTSLITASQTLVESLKNKNFIKGIKKLMLAHNKVFLNYLEKLDALEISLEQSKQQYLQERQSSKIIVK; encoded by the coding sequence ATGAAAACACTCGTGAAAAATACTATATCTTCTTTTTTACTATTGTCTGTTTTGATGGCAGAAGATATAACAAGCGGCTTAAAGCAACTTGATAGCACCTATAAAGAGACCAACCAACAAGTGCTCAAAAACTTAGATGAGATTTTTTCAACCACTAGCCCTAGCGCTAATGATAAAATAGGTAAAGAAGATGCTTTAAACATCAAAAAAGCGGCCATTGCTTTGAGGGGAGATTTAGCGTTATTGAAAGCCAATTTTGAAGCGAATGAGTTATTTTTCATCTCAGAAGATGTGATTTTCAAGACTTATATGTCTAACCCTGAACTTTTATTAACCTATATGAAAATCAATCCCTTAGACCAAAACACTGCTGAGCAACAATGCGGAATATCCGATAAAGTTTTAGTTCTTTATTGTGAGGGGAAGCTGAAAATCGAACAAGAAAAACAAAATATAAGAGAGCACTTAGAAACTTCTCTAAAGGCGTATCAGAGCAACATTGGAGGTACAACTTCCTTAATCACTGCTTCACAGACGCTTGTAGAAAGCCTAAAGAATAAAAATTTCATCAAAGGAATCAAAAAGCTTATGTTAGCTCACAACAAGGTCTTTTTAAATTATTTAGAGAAGTTGGATGCATTAGAAATATCCCTAGAACAAAGTAAGCAGCAATACCTACAAGAAAGGCAATCAAGTAAGATCATTGTTAAATGA
- the cagN gene encoding cag pathogenicity island type IV secretion system protein CagN has translation MKSIFKKLGSVALYSLVIYGGLNAINTALLPSEYKKLVALGFKKIKTLHQRHDEKEVTEEEKKFATNALREKLRNDRARVEQIQKNIEAFEKKNNSSIQKKATKHKGLQELNETNANPLNDNPNSNSSTETKSNKDDNFDEMINKVNEAFVKPATPLVPNEWRTPEIETIINECIISSNDYDGLRKCLIKGIKDQKILAPLLEKIQEIETENNKFSRQHLSGLKLALNNSNNRTFLIASCAICEKRKKEMEQENNYQDTTNASGFGATDTKENEAKDATFSNNRSKSELPNSVINQIEQSIAHGKK, from the coding sequence TTGAAAAGTATCTTCAAAAAACTAGGTTCTGTCGCTCTTTATTCTTTAGTTATTTATGGGGGCTTAAACGCTATCAATACAGCATTATTACCGAGTGAATACAAAAAATTAGTGGCTTTAGGCTTTAAAAAAATCAAAACACTCCATCAAAGACATGACGAAAAAGAAGTTACAGAAGAGGAAAAAAAATTCGCCACTAACGCTTTGAGAGAAAAATTACGAAATGATAGAGCGAGAGTAGAGCAAATTCAAAAGAATATTGAAGCGTTTGAAAAAAAGAACAACTCTTCTATTCAAAAAAAAGCGACTAAGCACAAAGGATTACAAGAATTAAACGAAACTAACGCTAACCCTTTGAATGACAACCCTAATAGTAATTCTTCCACTGAAACCAAATCTAATAAAGATGATAACTTTGATGAGATGATCAATAAGGTGAATGAAGCTTTTGTGAAACCTGCTACTCCGCTTGTGCCTAATGAGTGGAGAACACCTGAAATTGAAACCATTATCAATGAGTGTATTATTTCAAGCAACGATTACGATGGGTTAAGAAAGTGTTTGATCAAAGGCATCAAGGATCAAAAAATTCTTGCCCCATTATTAGAGAAAATTCAAGAAATAGAGACAGAAAATAACAAGTTTTCTAGACAACACTTGAGTGGTTTAAAACTTGCTCTTAATAACAGCAACAATAGAACCTTTCTTATAGCTTCGTGCGCTATTTGTGAGAAGAGAAAAAAAGAAATGGAGCAAGAAAACAACTACCAAGATACTACAAATGCAAGTGGGTTTGGAGCTACTGATACAAAAGAAAATGAAGCAAAAGATGCAACATTCTCAAACAATCGCTCTAAATCTGAATTGCCCAATAGCGTCATTAATCAAATAGAACAAAGCATCGCTCATGGAAAAAAATAG
- the cagM gene encoding type IV secretion system apparatus protein CagM — translation MLAKIVFSSLVAFGVLSANVEQFGSFFNEIKKEQEEVAAKEDALKARKKLLSNTHDFLEDLIFRKQKIKELMDHRAKVLLDLENKYKKEKEALEKETRGKILTAKSKAYGDLEQALKDNPLYKKLLPNPYAYVLNQETFTKEDKERLSYYYPQVKTSSIFKKTTATTKDKAQALLQMGVFSLDEEQNKKASRLALSYKQAIEEYSNNISNLLSRKELDNIDYYLQLERNKFDSKAKDIAQKATNTLIFNSERLAFSMAIDKINEKYLRGYEAFSNLLKNVKDDVELNTLTKNFTNQKLSFAQKQKLCLLVLDSFNFDTQSKKSILKKTNEYNIFVDSDPMMSDKTTMQKEHYKIFNFFKTVLSAYRNNVARNNPFE, via the coding sequence ATGCTTGCAAAAATCGTTTTTAGCTCATTGGTTGCGTTTGGAGTTTTGTCGGCTAATGTGGAGCAGTTTGGTTCATTTTTCAACGAGATAAAAAAAGAACAAGAAGAAGTGGCCGCAAAAGAAGACGCTCTTAAGGCTCGCAAGAAGCTCTTAAGCAATACGCATGATTTCTTAGAAGACTTGATTTTTAGGAAACAAAAAATCAAAGAGCTTATGGATCATAGAGCTAAAGTTCTTTTAGACTTAGAAAACAAATACAAAAAAGAAAAAGAGGCTCTAGAGAAAGAGACAAGGGGTAAAATTCTCACTGCTAAGTCAAAGGCTTATGGTGATCTAGAGCAAGCCTTAAAAGATAACCCTCTCTATAAGAAACTTCTTCCTAACCCTTATGCCTATGTTTTAAACCAAGAAACATTCACCAAAGAAGATAAAGAGCGTTTGAGTTATTACTACCCTCAAGTGAAAACGAGCAGTATTTTTAAAAAAACTACCGCTACCACTAAAGATAAGGCTCAGGCTTTGCTTCAAATGGGTGTGTTTTCTTTAGATGAAGAACAAAACAAAAAAGCGAGCCGATTAGCTTTATCTTATAAGCAAGCGATTGAAGAATATTCCAATAACATTTCTAATTTATTGAGCAGAAAAGAATTGGATAATATAGATTATTACTTACAGCTTGAAAGAAACAAGTTTGACTCTAAAGCAAAAGATATTGCTCAAAAAGCTACTAACACGCTTATTTTTAACTCGGAACGCTTGGCGTTTAGCATGGCGATTGATAAGATCAATGAGAAATACTTAAGGGGCTATGAGGCTTTTTCTAACTTGTTGAAAAATGTCAAAGATGATGTGGAATTGAATACTCTGACTAAAAACTTTACCAATCAAAAATTGAGTTTCGCTCAAAAACAAAAATTGTGTTTGTTGGTTTTAGATAGCTTCAATTTTGATACCCAATCCAAAAAATCTATATTAAAAAAGACTAATGAATACAATATTTTCGTAGATAGCGATCCTATGATGAGCGATAAAACAACTATGCAAAAAGAACACTACAAGATATTTAATTTCTTCAAAACAGTACTTTCTGCATACCGAAACAATGTTGCCAGGAATAATCCCTTTGAATAG
- the cagP gene encoding cag pathogenicity island protein CagP has product MSKLKQNFLQFKHSFNKHLDKYSLYYKLFNISSIVIGFLIGLFSYGAGVILVYPILFLFALIIKPSFFYYTTYLLLLVSLSVISKYYLLSHANFTMKLIMLMTQWQNWFL; this is encoded by the coding sequence ATTAGCAAATTAAAACAAAACTTCTTACAATTCAAACATTCTTTCAACAAACATTTAGATAAGTACAGCCTTTATTATAAGCTGTTCAATATCAGCTCTATCGTTATAGGTTTTTTAATAGGGCTTTTTTCTTATGGGGCAGGGGTGATTTTAGTTTATCCAATATTATTCTTATTTGCTCTTATAATAAAACCTAGCTTTTTTTATTACACTACTTATCTTTTGCTACTCGTTTCTCTCAGCGTAATAAGCAAATACTATCTCTTAAGCCACGCAAATTTCACAATGAAGCTAATCATGCTTATGACTCAATGGCAAAATTGGTTCTTGTAA
- the cagS gene encoding cag pathogenicity island protein CagS, whose amino-acid sequence MSNNMRKLFSMIADSKDKKEKLIESLQENELLNTDEKKKIIDQIKTMHDFFKQMHTNKGALDKVLRNYMKDYRAVIKSIGVDKFKKVYQLLESETMELLHAIAKNPNFLFSKFDRSILGIFLPFFSKPIMFKMSIREMDSQIELYGTKLPLLKLFVMTDEEVNFYANLKTIEQYNDYVRDLLMKFDLEKYMKEKGVQNA is encoded by the coding sequence ATGAGTAATAACATGCGAAAACTCTTCTCAATGATTGCTGACTCAAAAGATAAGAAAGAAAAACTTATTGAGAGTTTGCAGGAGAACGAACTTTTAAACACTGATGAAAAAAAGAAAATCATAGATCAAATAAAAACCATGCATGATTTTTTCAAACAGATGCATACAAACAAGGGAGCGTTAGATAAGGTTCTAAGAAATTACATGAAAGATTATCGCGCTGTTATCAAAAGCATTGGTGTTGATAAGTTTAAAAAGGTTTATCAATTGCTTGAGAGTGAAACTATGGAGCTGTTGCATGCGATTGCAAAGAATCCTAATTTCTTATTCTCTAAATTTGATCGATCAATTCTTGGAATATTTCTGCCTTTCTTCAGTAAGCCTATCATGTTCAAGATGAGTATTAGAGAAATGGACTCGCAAATAGAATTGTATGGCACTAAGCTCCCACTATTGAAATTGTTTGTGATGACAGATGAAGAAGTGAATTTCTACGCTAATCTAAAAACTATTGAACAGTATAACGACTATGTTAGGGATTTGCTGATGAAATTTGATCTTGAAAAATACATGAAAGAAAAAGGAGTGCAAAATGCTTGA
- the cagT gene encoding type IV secretion system apparatus protein CagT: protein MKLRASVLIGAAILCLTLSACSNYAKKVVKQKNHVYTPVYNELIEKYSEIPLNDKLKDTPFMVQVKLPNYKDYLLDNKQVVLTFKLVHHSKKITLIGDANKILQYKNYFQANGARSDIDFYLQPTLNQKGVVMIASNYNDNPNSKEKPQTFDVLQGSQPMLGANTKNLHGYDVSGANNKQVINEVAREKAQLEKINQYYKTLLQDKEQEYTTRKNNQREILETLSNRAGYQMRQNVISSEIFKNGNLNMQAKEEEVREKLQEERENEYLRNQIRSLLSGK, encoded by the coding sequence ATGAAACTGAGAGCAAGTGTTTTAATCGGTGCGGCAATTCTGTGCTTAACTTTAAGTGCATGCAGTAATTATGCGAAAAAAGTGGTGAAACAAAAGAACCATGTTTATACGCCTGTGTATAATGAACTGATAGAGAAGTATAGTGAGATACCCTTAAATGACAAACTCAAAGACACACCATTCATGGTGCAAGTGAAGTTGCCAAATTACAAGGACTATTTGTTGGATAATAAACAAGTTGTACTAACTTTCAAACTTGTTCATCATTCTAAAAAGATTACGCTCATAGGCGATGCCAATAAGATACTTCAATACAAGAATTACTTCCAAGCTAATGGAGCGAGATCTGACATTGATTTTTACTTGCAACCCACTTTGAATCAAAAGGGTGTGGTGATGATAGCGAGTAACTACAATGATAATCCTAACAGCAAAGAAAAACCACAGACCTTTGATGTGTTGCAAGGAAGTCAGCCAATGCTAGGAGCTAACACAAAAAACTTGCATGGCTATGATGTGAGTGGAGCAAACAACAAACAAGTGATCAATGAAGTGGCAAGAGAAAAAGCTCAACTAGAAAAAATCAATCAGTATTACAAGACTCTCTTACAAGACAAGGAACAAGAATATACCACTAGGAAAAATAACCAACGAGAAATTTTAGAAACATTGAGTAATCGTGCAGGTTATCAAATGAGGCAGAATGTGATTAGTTCTGAGATTTTTAAGAATGGCAACTTGAACATGCAAGCCAAAGAGGAAGAAGTTAGGGAGAAGTTACAAGAAGAAAGAGAGAATGAATACTTACGCAATCAGATCAGAAGTTTGCTCAGTGGTAAGTGA
- the cagU gene encoding cag pathogenicity island translocation protein CagU — translation MNDTTEHHGPNPLNAPPPSNSQSNDLLNLLDSLYPKGSLGEQRFHEALKNQEELKNILIEIGKLPQEKRYELLMQIGQAKQRIMEAYAHSFLGYIGGLEHLLGLCMGGIFVLFAIYFVFLRTSKNVDLVESLKTKLKLQYFYYAFGAGAVLFFGLETIRSIYELYILGIGSTNDKVLFVLKNICFIGMGYLIYKVIKVIGIKNFINGLFTSKKQEQ, via the coding sequence ATGAACGATACAACAGAGCATCATGGACCTAATCCGCTAAACGCCCCACCACCTAGCAACTCACAGAGCAATGATCTCTTAAATTTGCTAGACTCATTATATCCCAAAGGGAGTTTAGGGGAGCAAAGATTTCACGAAGCTTTAAAGAATCAAGAAGAGTTGAAAAATATCCTAATAGAAATAGGAAAGCTACCGCAAGAAAAAAGGTATGAACTTCTGATGCAGATAGGACAAGCCAAACAAAGAATAATGGAAGCATATGCTCATTCATTCTTAGGATATATAGGGGGACTAGAGCATCTGTTAGGATTATGTATGGGTGGGATATTTGTTTTGTTTGCAATCTATTTTGTATTTTTAAGAACTAGCAAAAATGTGGATTTGGTGGAAAGTCTAAAAACAAAACTAAAACTTCAGTATTTTTACTATGCCTTTGGTGCAGGTGCGGTTTTGTTTTTTGGATTAGAAACAATTAGATCTATTTATGAACTATATATATTAGGAATTGGTAGCACTAACGACAAGGTGCTCTTTGTTTTGAAAAACATTTGTTTTATAGGTATGGGCTATTTGATTTATAAAGTTATTAAGGTTATTGGTATAAAAAATTTTATCAATGGTCTTTTCACTTCAAAGAAACAAGAGCAATAA
- the cagV gene encoding cag pathogenicity island type IV secretion system protein CagV, whose amino-acid sequence MLGKKNEEVLIDENLVGGVIALDRLAKLNKANRTFKRAFYLSMALNIAAVTSIVMMMPLKKTDIFVYGIDRYTGEFKIVKRSDARQIVNSEAVVDSATSKFISLLFGYSKNSLRDRKDQLMQYCDVSFQTQAMRMFNENIRQFVDKVRAEAIISSNIQREKVKNSPLTRLTFFITIKITPDTMENYEYITKKQVTIYYDFARGNSSQENLIINPFGFKVFDIQITDLQNEQTVSEILRKIKEVESKNKALKQ is encoded by the coding sequence ATGTTAGGGAAAAAAAACGAGGAAGTCTTGATTGATGAAAATTTGGTTGGGGGTGTGATAGCCCTTGATAGATTGGCAAAACTCAATAAGGCCAATAGGACTTTCAAGAGGGCTTTTTATCTCTCTATGGCACTCAATATCGCCGCTGTAACGAGTATTGTGATGATGATGCCTTTGAAGAAAACGGATATATTTGTTTATGGCATTGATCGATACACAGGAGAATTTAAAATTGTCAAACGCTCCGATGCTAGACAAATTGTCAATTCTGAAGCTGTTGTGGATAGTGCAACTTCAAAATTTATTTCATTGCTGTTTGGTTATAGCAAAAATTCTTTGAGGGATCGCAAGGATCAACTAATGCAGTATTGCGATGTGAGTTTCCAAACCCAAGCAATGAGAATGTTCAATGAAAATATCAGACAATTCGTAGATAAAGTCCGAGCAGAAGCTATCATTAGCTCTAACATACAAAGAGAAAAAGTCAAAAATAGTCCCTTAACGAGATTAACATTTTTTATTACCATCAAAATCACACCGGATACAATGGAAAATTATGAATATATTACTAAAAAACAAGTAACTATTTATTATGATTTTGCTAGAGGTAACTCTTCTCAAGAAAATCTTATCATCAATCCTTTTGGCTTCAAAGTGTTTGACATTCAAATCACAGATTTACAAAACGAACAGACGGTAAGCGAAATTTTGAGAAAGATTAAAGAAGTGGAATCAAAAAATAAGGCATTAAAGCAATAA